One window of Channa argus isolate prfri chromosome 4, Channa argus male v1.0, whole genome shotgun sequence genomic DNA carries:
- the ephx2 gene encoding bifunctional epoxide hydrolase 2 isoform X2 — MSKQKVVLFNFWGVVVTSRAEAVFHKTEELHKVPAGFLSSVASRHDGAVRRAERGQITLSQMIPAFEQECVNEAKVRGVTLPSDWSVKGLVNELRESMSNVHPAVLKIAASLRRNGFLTAVLANHWVDDTADGDSAARLLCLLGGHFDLVLQSCRSGHRVPEATMFTCALQHLGVTAQQAVWLDADEEGVKVAETAGMQSILVENVEGALDKLVDFTGVQAVRADSCPAACSPDEVSHGYVTIKPGGQTHYVEAGSGPPVLLCHGFPESWFSWRYQIPAIAAAGFRVLALDMKGYGESTAPPEIEEYSQEQLCKDLITFMDKLSMPQVTLVGHDWGGALVWNMAQYFPERVRAVASLNTPLFPVDPSVHPTEKLKSVPIFDYQIYFQKPGVAEAELEQNLERSFKILFSSSSEANRPAVSTAGVCARGGLFVGLPEQIPRSSMLTEADLQHYVSQFKENGFRRPLNWYRNGEANWKWMCSRPTGKLLMPALMVTAGKDSVLLPAFSRGMEDLIPNLKRQHIEECGHWTQMERPAETNNILISWLKETHKQTGGVSVAPKL, encoded by the exons ATGTCGAAGCAAAAAGTTGTGTTGTTCAACTTTTGGGGGGTTGTTGTCACCTCACGAGCGGAGGCCGTTTTCCACAAGACGGAGGAGCTGCACAAAGTTCCGGC TGGTTTCCTGAGCAGTGTGGCCTCCCGACACGACGGCGCTGTGAGGCGGGCGGAGAGAGGCCAGATCACACTTTCTCAG atgatCCCAGCATTTGAGCAGGAGTGTGTGAACGAGGCCAAGGTGAGGGGCGTGACTCTGCCGTCCGATTGGTCGGTCAAAGGTCTGGTGAACGAGCTCAGAGAGTCGATGTCCAACGTCCATCCAGCTGTGCTGAAAATAGCTGCCAGTCTGCGTCGTAATG GGTTCCTGACAGCTGTCCTGGCCAACCACTGGGTGGATGACACTGCAGATGGAGACAGTGCCGCTCGCCTCCTCTGTCTACTGGGGGGACACTTTGACCTGGTCCTCCAGTCCTGCCGCTCAGGTCACAGGGTCCCCGAGGCCACGATGTTCACCTGCGCTCTGCAGCACCTGGGAGTGACAGCACAACAG gCTGTGTGGCTGGATGCAGATGAGGAGGGTGTGAAGGTGGCAGAAACAGCAGGGATGCAGAGCATCCTAGTGGAAAATGTGGAAGGTGCTCTGGACAAACTGGTCGACTTTACTGGAGTTCAG GCTGTTAGAGCAGATAGTTGTCCTGCCGCCTGCAGCCCTGACGAAGTGTCTCACGGATACGTCACCATTAAG ccTGGTGGTCAGACTCATTACGTGGAAGCTGGCTCAGGTCCGCCGGTTCTGCTGTGTCACGGCTTCCCCGAGAGCTGGTTTTCCTGGAGGTACCAG ATTCCAGCCATAGCGGCAGCGGGGTTCAGGGTGCTGGCTTTGGACATGAAGGGATACGGAGAGTCCACAGCGCCCCCAG AGATCGAGGAGTATTCTCAGGAGCAGCTCTGTAAG GATTTGATCACATTTATGGACAAACTG TCGATGCCTCAGGTCACCCTGGTGGGTCACGACTGGGGCGGTGCTCTGGTGTGGAACATGGCTCAGTACTTTCCCGAGCGAGTCAG GGCTGTGGCGTCTCTGAACACCCCTCTGTTCCCGGTTGATCCTTCGGTTCATCCCACAGAGAAACTGAAGTCTGTTCCCATATTCGACTACCAGATCTACTTCCAGAAACCA ggTGTCGCAGAGGCTGAGCTGGAGCAAAACTTGGAGAGATCGTTCAAGATtttgttcagcagcagcagtgaagca AATCGTCCTGCCGTCAGCACAGCAGGAGTCTGTGCTCGAG GTGGTTTGTTTGTGGGTCTCCCTGAGCAGATTCCCCGGAGCTCCATGCTGACGGAGGCCGACCTGCAGCACTACGTCAGCCAGTTCAAAGAGAACGGCTTCAG GAGGCCGCTGAATTGGTATCGTAACGGTGAAGCCAACTGGAAGTGGATGTGTTCTCGACCCACAGGAAAG ctgctgATGCCGGCCCTGATGGTGACGGCAGGGAAAGACTCGGTGCTGCTGCCGGCCTTCTCCAGAGGAATGGAGGACTTG ATCCCGAACCTGAAGAGACAACACATCGAGGAGTGTGGACACTGGACTCAGATGGAGAGACCAGCAGAGACAAACAACATCCTGATATCTTGgctcaaagaaacacacaagcagacTGGGGGTGTGAGTGTAGCACCTAAACtgtga
- the ephx2 gene encoding bifunctional epoxide hydrolase 2 isoform X1, which produces MSKQKVVLFNFWGVVVTSRAEAVFHKTEELHKVPAGFLSSVASRHDGAVRRAERGQITLSQMIPAFEQECVNEAKVRGVTLPSDWSVKGLVNELRESMSNVHPAVLKIAASLRRNGFLTAVLANHWVDDTADGDSAARLLCLLGGHFDLVLQSCRSGHRVPEATMFTCALQHLGVTAQQAVWLDADEEGVKVAETAGMQSILVENVEGALDKLVDFTGVQAVRADSCPAACSPDEVSHGYVTIKPGGQTHYVEAGSGPPVLLCHGFPESWFSWRYQIPAIAAAGFRVLALDMKGYGESTAPPEIEEYSQEQLCKDLITFMDKLSMPQVTLVGHDWGGALVWNMAQYFPERVRAVASLNTPLFPVDPSVHPTEKLKSVPIFDYQIYFQKPGVAEAELEQNLERSFKILFSSSSEAKNRPAVSTAGVCARGGLFVGLPEQIPRSSMLTEADLQHYVSQFKENGFRRPLNWYRNGEANWKWMCSRPTGKLLMPALMVTAGKDSVLLPAFSRGMEDLIPNLKRQHIEECGHWTQMERPAETNNILISWLKETHKQTGGVSVAPKL; this is translated from the exons ATGTCGAAGCAAAAAGTTGTGTTGTTCAACTTTTGGGGGGTTGTTGTCACCTCACGAGCGGAGGCCGTTTTCCACAAGACGGAGGAGCTGCACAAAGTTCCGGC TGGTTTCCTGAGCAGTGTGGCCTCCCGACACGACGGCGCTGTGAGGCGGGCGGAGAGAGGCCAGATCACACTTTCTCAG atgatCCCAGCATTTGAGCAGGAGTGTGTGAACGAGGCCAAGGTGAGGGGCGTGACTCTGCCGTCCGATTGGTCGGTCAAAGGTCTGGTGAACGAGCTCAGAGAGTCGATGTCCAACGTCCATCCAGCTGTGCTGAAAATAGCTGCCAGTCTGCGTCGTAATG GGTTCCTGACAGCTGTCCTGGCCAACCACTGGGTGGATGACACTGCAGATGGAGACAGTGCCGCTCGCCTCCTCTGTCTACTGGGGGGACACTTTGACCTGGTCCTCCAGTCCTGCCGCTCAGGTCACAGGGTCCCCGAGGCCACGATGTTCACCTGCGCTCTGCAGCACCTGGGAGTGACAGCACAACAG gCTGTGTGGCTGGATGCAGATGAGGAGGGTGTGAAGGTGGCAGAAACAGCAGGGATGCAGAGCATCCTAGTGGAAAATGTGGAAGGTGCTCTGGACAAACTGGTCGACTTTACTGGAGTTCAG GCTGTTAGAGCAGATAGTTGTCCTGCCGCCTGCAGCCCTGACGAAGTGTCTCACGGATACGTCACCATTAAG ccTGGTGGTCAGACTCATTACGTGGAAGCTGGCTCAGGTCCGCCGGTTCTGCTGTGTCACGGCTTCCCCGAGAGCTGGTTTTCCTGGAGGTACCAG ATTCCAGCCATAGCGGCAGCGGGGTTCAGGGTGCTGGCTTTGGACATGAAGGGATACGGAGAGTCCACAGCGCCCCCAG AGATCGAGGAGTATTCTCAGGAGCAGCTCTGTAAG GATTTGATCACATTTATGGACAAACTG TCGATGCCTCAGGTCACCCTGGTGGGTCACGACTGGGGCGGTGCTCTGGTGTGGAACATGGCTCAGTACTTTCCCGAGCGAGTCAG GGCTGTGGCGTCTCTGAACACCCCTCTGTTCCCGGTTGATCCTTCGGTTCATCCCACAGAGAAACTGAAGTCTGTTCCCATATTCGACTACCAGATCTACTTCCAGAAACCA ggTGTCGCAGAGGCTGAGCTGGAGCAAAACTTGGAGAGATCGTTCAAGATtttgttcagcagcagcagtgaagca AAGAATCGTCCTGCCGTCAGCACAGCAGGAGTCTGTGCTCGAG GTGGTTTGTTTGTGGGTCTCCCTGAGCAGATTCCCCGGAGCTCCATGCTGACGGAGGCCGACCTGCAGCACTACGTCAGCCAGTTCAAAGAGAACGGCTTCAG GAGGCCGCTGAATTGGTATCGTAACGGTGAAGCCAACTGGAAGTGGATGTGTTCTCGACCCACAGGAAAG ctgctgATGCCGGCCCTGATGGTGACGGCAGGGAAAGACTCGGTGCTGCTGCCGGCCTTCTCCAGAGGAATGGAGGACTTG ATCCCGAACCTGAAGAGACAACACATCGAGGAGTGTGGACACTGGACTCAGATGGAGAGACCAGCAGAGACAAACAACATCCTGATATCTTGgctcaaagaaacacacaagcagacTGGGGGTGTGAGTGTAGCACCTAAACtgtga